TTAATGAAACAACAACAGTTACTCTGGAAGCAACTGATGCAACCAGCGGTGTTAATCATTTCGATGTGTCCTTTAACGGAACACCATCAAAAGAGAGTATCCGGGTAAATAAATCCGGTGAGAGCTTTACTTTCAATATAGCTCCACAGTTTGTTGGTAACTTTACTGTCACTGCAACCGATATGTCAGGGAATGTAAGCGATTCGATCAGTTTTGAATACATGGCGGTTGATAATGCCGCACCAACTACACCTCGGGTATCAGCGACTTCAAACAACGGCTCACATACAACAGGCACCTGGAGCGCAAGTGACATTCTAGCCACCGTCTCAAGCAGTAAGGCGGATAGTGGCATTGCAAAATATCAGTATTCCAATGATAATGGAGTTAACTGGTTTGATATGAACACAACAGACAAGACCGATGCAACTTACTCAACTCCATATAATGCAATAGAAGCATCATTAACCGTAAGTGACAATCAAAATGAAACATATCAATTCAGAGCGATTTCCAATAGCGGATTACAAAGTAGTGTTCAAGACTTCGCAATAAAGCTTGACACGATGACACCGCAAATATCAGTAGTTCCATATAAAAGCGGAGATTGGACTAATGAAAATGTAACCTTTACCCTTGGAAACGACACTGCACAGTTATCAGGAACAAGTTATCAGGTTAGCAAAGGAAGTAATGACTATGTAGATATAACAACTCTTGGAGAGGCTTGGGATGCATCATCAAGTACACTGACTATTTCTACCGATACGGATACAACCTATCAGTTTAAGGCGATTTCGGGAGCAGGACTTTCCAATGAGAGTGTTGTATACGATGTAAAGGTAGATAAAACAGTGCCTGTGATAAGCACACCAACGGGTATGCCTGAAAACTGGATAAGGGAACAGCAGATAATGACCTTTACCGTATCTGAAAATGGAAGCGGAATAGCAAGTGTGACTGTTAAAAATGGCGAGACGGAAATCACTTCAATAGAGGGTGATACGGTAAATGACATAACCACCTATACCTTTGAGACCACAGGTAATGGAAACTACACCATTGATGCAGTTGATAACGCATCTAATACTGCGGAAAGAAAGACCATATCCATATCAAAAATTGATACCGATCTACCGGTTATCGAAAGTGTAACCGGAAATGCTACCGCATGGCAAAACACGGACGTCACCCTGACAGTAACTGCCAGTGATAGTGGAAGTGGCCTTGCTGAAGCTGCCTATAGCTTTGACGGCGGAGCAACCTGGCAGACAGAGGATACGAAAGTATACAATGAAAATCAGACAATCGAAGCAGAAACGATCAGAATAAGAGATACAGCCGGGAATATCCAAAGTTATTCCTCAGAGATTATTATTACAAAAATTGACAAAACAAATCCAGAAGACCCGTCGATTAGGCTCAACGGAAATGATCCGGACACAGGCTGGTATAAGGAATACCCGGTAATCGAAATCACACCGGCGGACCATATTGAAGGAACTTCTCCGGAAACCACGTACTACAAGCTATGGAACACCTCAGCGGAAGTTGATAATTCTGAGCCGAATAGTGGTACAAAGCTTATTGCTCAACCGACGATCGATCATGATGGGGTCTGGAAGTTAAAGACATGGACTTCGGATGAGGTCGGGAACACATCAACCCCAGTCACAATCACAATACAAGTTGATCGAAGGGCACCGGATGGGGACATCAAAATCAATGAGAATTCCGTAAAAACCTTCATTAACACGATCACATTCGGATTGTTTTTCAATAAAAATGTGGATATAACAATTAGTGCCAGCGATTCTACGAGTGATGTTGCAAAGGTAGAATATTATAAATCCACGGATATACTAGATGAACAAGAGGTACAAGACATAACTTCATGGGTAAAGTACAAGTATAAGATTACGGAAACCGCTGTGGATTCAGCAAGGTTTATCTATTATGTAAGGATTACAGACCATGCAAATAATGTGACGTATTTTGCTTCCAACGGTGCCATATTTGATACCATAAAGCCTGTGATTGAGGGAATAACAACGGGAGCCGTTTATTATGTGGATCAGGTAGTTACTGTGACAGATGTTAATCCGGATACTGTTACTCTAAACGGCGACGCATTTAAAAGCGGTCAAAAGATTACAGGAAATATAGATAAAACTTATAACTTTGAGGCAACGGACAAAGCAGGCAACAGGACCACCGTGACGGTAACAATGAAACCAATTCAAAACCTTGCTGCGGCTATAGATTCGCTTTCAGTCAACAACGTCGTGTCAAGTGACAAGATGGCAATCGAAGCTGTACGGTCCAATGTAAAATCCCTTTTACCAACAACGGACAACGGCGCTTCCCAGGCACAGATTGATAAGTTGCATAGTATCATTGCAAAGTGTAATGCTCTACTAACCAAGATTCAAGAGACCGGCGATAAAATGTCGGAAGTGTATACCAAAACAAATGGACTCACAATAGACAATGTAAAAAGCAGTGACAAAGGAGAACTTGAGAGCGCACTTTCAATCGTTAAGAATTTGCTTGGGACAAACAATTTGACAGCCAGTGAAAAATTGGCAATGGAGCAGAAGAAAATCGATATCGAGAATTCTCTAGACAGAATTCTTGAGGTGGAAAATGCAGTGATCAAGGCATGTGATCCCGTGAAAGATATTACTGAAGGGAATGTTAGAAAAATAGATAAACCTGCACTTGAACAAGCAATGGATGATCTGCAGAAGATTCTTGACAAGAGGACTAGTAATTTAACGGATGCAGAAATTCAGGAAATAAAGGATCAAATGAATTCCATCACAACCATCATCAAAGTCCTCGACGAAGTTGCAAAGGTTGAAGTGCTGATCGATAATCTTCCAAATTCAAATGCGGTTTCAAAAGCGGATGCGGATGCAATTTTTAAAGCCTATGACGCTTATGAAAGGCTAACCGGGCATCAAAAAGAACTTGTGAATTCCACTTTTAAATTAAAACTGGATAAAGTCATAGAGGCTTTGAAAAAAGAGCTCTTATACGATGCACCAACCCAAACAAGAGTGGAAGGAATAAATGGAACAGTCTTTGATTTAAGAACCAAGCTAGTTGTAAGGTCTGTTATGGATACACTTGATTTAGCCATAATGCAAAAATTCGCCTTAAGTGTAGAGGGTGTAGCTGAAGGGCAGGAAATTGTAGATCTTTATGACATTAAACTTATGCTTGAGGGCCAATCGATTCAACCTGAGGGCATGATTAAAATCACGCTGACATTGACCGATGAGCAGGCAAACTTTACAAATCTACAAA
This genomic window from Alkalibacter saccharofermentans DSM 14828 contains:
- a CDS encoding YDG domain-containing protein, with amino-acid sequence MKKRIISIILVLSMITAMLPVGGILTSASPANGLQTSGGTTSYNKNGEEVIIDSNLTIESISENISGANVMIRDVQDGDRLHFSNAYGITGTYSSVTGILSLSGTTTPANYQAALRSVAFSTTSNKENRTIDFVLGSSLYFEGHFYEYINHGSRITWTDAKNAAERRSFFGREGYLVTITNAEENEFVRSKTEALGWIGAQDINHPNGDWRWVTGPEGTEDNGKGLKFWSGYDNSANRGRLPNSAYNNSYSNWATGEPNNWNGIEDVAHIFGKGNNHGKWNDYAKDNTSVTSYIVEYGGMPNDIPISIQASKEIIITTIYTPSLSISITPTSAEHPADVTLTATLTGADRLSGKLIKFYNGDTLLGWANTDASGEATYTVNSPSAATYNYRAVFDKDENNESVSSSVSSFTVSKGTQSEVTFDDTNDIEKTYGDSSFTLPAVSGGSGTGNYNYRSSNSDTVTVSGNEVTITGAGEAIVYVKRLGDNNFNDSDEASVKIIVSQKPVTITGISASYKEYDGEDTATIINDSASISGVINGDAVSIDGSNATATFSNADAGTAKVVIFEGFALSGNHAGNYTLTAQPASTTANITPRKVTVSGITGLDKTYDGNKTATLDFTEIIFDRLLENDSLSITATGTYTSKNVQSDAIQIDLSGFQLSGTSVENYELATTGQQTTTSAKITPATITVTPESGQSKFYGQSDPPLTYSAKGAVGTETPAFTGNLARDPGESIANDYTIKLGTLKLDNNEPLIASNYQLEFDSQKDFEIKEYTTTAVATATPDGENDWFTTTPILSAPDGYHISISNTVTDNTWADTITLDDNDGIEKSATYYLRRNTGNDSEAISTSKTFNYKVDLTDPADLKATYGSSTLFKFLNTVTFGLFFNETTTVTLEATDATSGVNHFDVSFNGTPSKESIRVNKSGESFTFNIAPQFVGNFTVTATDMSGNVSDSISFEYMAVDNAAPTTPRVSATSNNGSHTTGTWSASDILATVSSSKADSGIAKYQYSNDNGVNWFDMNTTDKTDATYSTPYNAIEASLTVSDNQNETYQFRAISNSGLQSSVQDFAIKLDTMTPQISVVPYKSGDWTNENVTFTLGNDTAQLSGTSYQVSKGSNDYVDITTLGEAWDASSSTLTISTDTDTTYQFKAISGAGLSNESVVYDVKVDKTVPVISTPTGMPENWIREQQIMTFTVSENGSGIASVTVKNGETEITSIEGDTVNDITTYTFETTGNGNYTIDAVDNASNTAERKTISISKIDTDLPVIESVTGNATAWQNTDVTLTVTASDSGSGLAEAAYSFDGGATWQTEDTKVYNENQTIEAETIRIRDTAGNIQSYSSEIIITKIDKTNPEDPSIRLNGNDPDTGWYKEYPVIEITPADHIEGTSPETTYYKLWNTSAEVDNSEPNSGTKLIAQPTIDHDGVWKLKTWTSDEVGNTSTPVTITIQVDRRAPDGDIKINENSVKTFINTITFGLFFNKNVDITISASDSTSDVAKVEYYKSTDILDEQEVQDITSWVKYKYKITETAVDSARFIYYVRITDHANNVTYFASNGAIFDTIKPVIEGITTGAVYYVDQVVTVTDVNPDTVTLNGDAFKSGQKITGNIDKTYNFEATDKAGNRTTVTVTMKPIQNLAAAIDSLSVNNVVSSDKMAIEAVRSNVKSLLPTTDNGASQAQIDKLHSIIAKCNALLTKIQETGDKMSEVYTKTNGLTIDNVKSSDKGELESALSIVKNLLGTNNLTASEKLAMEQKKIDIENSLDRILEVENAVIKACDPVKDITEGNVRKIDKPALEQAMDDLQKILDKRTSNLTDAEIQEIKDQMNSITTIIKVLDEVAKVEVLIDNLPNSNAVSKADADAIFKAYDAYERLTGHQKELVNSTFKLKLDKVIEALKKELLYDAPTQTRVEGINGTVFDLRTKLVVRSVMDTLDLAIMQKFALSVEGVAEGQEIVDLYDIKLMLEGQSIQPEGMIKITLTLTDEQANFTNLQIVHIAEDGTITIIPSTVSGKTISFIIDHLSYYGIIGTPAKDPVPKEKDLVDIPRTGEVDTGRFLLLGLLSIALGGAVLKKKASENRRKS